The following proteins come from a genomic window of Acidimicrobiia bacterium:
- a CDS encoding ABC transporter permease — protein sequence MKSGGCDMWAMVMKELRQVRRDRRTLAMMIVMPVILLVVFGYAASFDVATIDVGVTGPGADAVADRLPEPFHVVPVERAPVEALRHGEADVVIDTAEDPPVASVDGAHLFTARAAVQVLTSAGRQGIPIEVDVLFNPELDTSAVLVPGLGGLILIFIGSLVTSLGVVRERQSGTLEQLAVMPFRPRDVFLGKIAPYFLVASLDLILVLAVGSFLFDVPFTGSVLLLALGAVLFLFVTLGVGVLISTVSENQGQAIQLAIMTLLPQVLLSGIIFPLDSMAAGVRWIGYLLPLTYFNQIARDVMLKAAPLAAVAQAMVLLGVLGLVVFVLAILRFRSVLVPAGEGG from the coding sequence TTGAAATCGGGGGGCTGTGACATGTGGGCGATGGTGATGAAGGAGCTGCGCCAGGTGCGCAGGGATCGCCGCACGCTGGCGATGATGATCGTGATGCCGGTGATCCTGCTCGTCGTGTTCGGATACGCGGCGAGCTTCGATGTGGCGACAATCGACGTCGGCGTCACCGGACCCGGCGCCGATGCCGTGGCAGATCGACTGCCCGAGCCGTTTCACGTCGTCCCGGTCGAGCGTGCGCCTGTGGAGGCGCTCCGGCACGGTGAGGCCGACGTGGTGATCGACACGGCCGAAGACCCGCCGGTCGCCAGCGTCGACGGCGCCCATCTCTTCACGGCTCGTGCCGCCGTCCAGGTGCTCACCTCGGCCGGCCGGCAAGGCATCCCGATCGAGGTGGACGTGTTGTTCAACCCCGAGCTCGACACGTCCGCTGTGCTGGTCCCGGGCTTGGGCGGCCTGATCCTCATCTTCATCGGGTCGCTCGTGACGAGCCTCGGCGTGGTCCGAGAGCGTCAGAGCGGAACACTCGAGCAGCTCGCCGTCATGCCGTTCCGGCCCCGTGACGTGTTCCTGGGGAAGATCGCGCCGTACTTCCTCGTGGCATCGCTCGATCTGATCCTCGTGCTGGCCGTCGGCTCGTTCCTGTTCGACGTGCCCTTCACGGGCTCAGTGCTGCTACTGGCGCTCGGCGCCGTCCTGTTCCTGTTCGTCACACTCGGGGTAGGGGTTCTGATCTCGACAGTGTCCGAGAACCAGGGTCAGGCGATCCAGCTCGCCATCATGACGCTCCTCCCGCAGGTGCTGCTCAGTGGAATCATCTTCCCGCTCGACTCCATGGCCGCCGGCGTCAGGTGGATCGGCTACCTGCTCCCATTGACGTACTTCAACCAGATCGCCCGCGACGTGATGCTCAAGGCCGCCCCATTGGCGGCAGTCGCTCAGGCGATGGTCCTCCTCGGCGTGCTCGGTCTCGTCGTCTTCGTGCTGGCGATACTCCGCTTCCGGTCGGTACTCGTCCCAGCCGGGGAGGGTGGATGA
- a CDS encoding TetR family transcriptional regulator, which translates to MSRTGRRPGDSGARRAILTAARSAFAANGFHAATIRAIASDAGVDPALVHHYFGSKEDLFAESIALPFRPADAAGIIMQHGLERAGEGAVRLFMSAWESQPTRDALLALLRGALTTEHGADALREFVGTALLVRIAAAMDIEDAEVRVALAAAHLVGVAVLRYVVGIEPLRAATVEELVVLVGPRLQSYFDG; encoded by the coding sequence ATGAGCCGGACGGGTCGCCGGCCCGGCGACTCCGGGGCGCGCCGGGCGATCCTCACCGCTGCTCGCTCTGCCTTCGCAGCCAACGGTTTCCACGCCGCCACGATCCGCGCCATCGCCTCTGATGCGGGTGTCGACCCCGCGCTCGTGCACCACTACTTCGGGTCGAAGGAGGACTTGTTCGCCGAGTCCATCGCTCTGCCGTTCAGGCCGGCGGATGCGGCAGGGATCATCATGCAGCACGGGCTCGAGCGGGCAGGCGAGGGGGCCGTCCGGCTGTTCATGTCCGCATGGGAGAGCCAGCCAACTCGCGACGCCTTGCTGGCGCTCCTCAGGGGGGCGCTCACCACCGAGCACGGAGCGGACGCGTTGCGGGAGTTCGTCGGCACGGCACTGCTCGTCCGCATCGCCGCCGCCATGGACATCGAGGACGCCGAGGTGCGGGTGGCGCTGGCGGCGGCCCACCTCGTCGGGGTGGCGGTGCTGCGGTACGTGGTCGGCATCGAGCCGCTCCGAGCCGCAACGGTCGAAGAGCTCGTCGTGCTCGTCGGTCCCCGCCTCCAGAGCTACTTCGACGGCTGA
- a CDS encoding hemolysin family protein, translated as MDLWLRIGMVVVLVALNGALAGSEIALISLREPQIRRLEERGRTGQVLARLARNPSRFFSTVQIGITLAGFLASAAAAVTIAEPLERNLTIFGTWARPVAIIVVTLVLVLFTLVFGEIAPKRIALQRSEQWAIAVALPLHYLAAAFRPVVWLLGASSDLIVRLAGGDPDPERRAIDLEELKDSILFEHDLAADHQDVIVGALEVAERILREVSVPRPEVFVLDADSSCSSALDDLVASRHSRAPVAPGRALDLAVGVVHVRDLVIAAERPRVTDVAVEAPMFPETLPALEALRRLQATRQQMALVVDEHGGIDGIVTVEDLVEEVVGEIYDETDRDIVSATKAEDGSIVVPGRFPIHDLVDLGVEAPEGEYTTVAGLVVDLLGAIPVDAGETVRIPGWELTVLIVRRNAIRSVKLTPARPSTAEPSQPSK; from the coding sequence GTGGACCTGTGGCTGCGGATCGGGATGGTGGTGGTGCTGGTGGCGCTGAACGGCGCCCTGGCAGGCAGTGAGATCGCATTGATCTCGCTGCGGGAGCCGCAGATCCGACGGCTCGAGGAGCGGGGCAGGACCGGCCAGGTCCTTGCCCGTCTCGCCAGGAACCCGAGTCGCTTCTTCTCCACCGTCCAGATCGGCATCACGCTTGCGGGATTCCTCGCCTCGGCGGCGGCGGCGGTGACGATCGCCGAGCCCTTGGAACGCAATCTGACGATCTTCGGGACGTGGGCCCGGCCCGTGGCGATCATCGTCGTCACTCTCGTGCTCGTGCTGTTCACGCTCGTGTTCGGCGAGATCGCCCCCAAGCGGATCGCGCTGCAGCGGAGCGAGCAGTGGGCCATTGCGGTCGCGCTCCCGCTGCACTACCTGGCTGCCGCGTTCCGGCCCGTGGTTTGGCTGCTCGGCGCGTCATCGGACCTGATCGTCAGGCTGGCGGGCGGAGACCCCGACCCTGAGAGGCGTGCCATCGATCTCGAGGAGCTGAAGGACTCGATCCTCTTCGAGCACGACCTCGCCGCCGATCACCAAGACGTCATCGTCGGGGCGCTCGAAGTGGCGGAGCGAATCCTGCGCGAGGTGAGCGTGCCTCGGCCGGAGGTCTTCGTCCTCGACGCAGACTCGTCGTGCAGCAGTGCGCTCGACGACCTGGTCGCCTCGCGCCACTCGCGGGCGCCCGTCGCTCCGGGCCGTGCCCTCGACCTGGCCGTCGGCGTCGTTCACGTGCGCGATCTCGTGATCGCCGCCGAGCGGCCGCGTGTCACAGACGTCGCCGTCGAAGCGCCCATGTTCCCCGAGACCCTCCCCGCCCTCGAGGCGCTCCGCAGACTGCAGGCCACCAGGCAGCAAATGGCGCTAGTCGTCGACGAGCACGGCGGCATCGACGGCATCGTCACCGTCGAGGACCTCGTCGAGGAGGTGGTCGGTGAGATCTACGACGAGACGGACCGCGACATCGTCTCCGCCACGAAGGCGGAGGACGGCTCGATCGTGGTTCCGGGGCGATTCCCGATCCACGACCTCGTCGATCTCGGCGTCGAAGCGCCGGAAGGCGAATACACGACCGTGGCCGGACTCGTCGTCGATCTGCTCGGTGCGATACCGGTCGATGCTGGGGAAACCGTCCGCATCCCCGGATGGGAGCTGACAGTGCTCATCGTGAGGAGAAACGCCATCCGATCGGTGAAGCTCACTCCGGCCCGGCCTTCGACGGCGGAGCCCAGTCAGCCGTCGAAGTAG
- a CDS encoding alpha/beta fold hydrolase, whose amino-acid sequence MTEVGPTSVAADGGTVAVQVEGAGPPLVLLHSLLTDGAAFSAVVPQLAQHRRVFRLGLPGFGGSTALPGEPTITDYADRVATAIDALDLGRNTAILGNGFGSFVAAMTAARHGGRLESMIACNTGLAFPADRRGAFTAMALRVTEGGMAAVLDVAVERIFPPGYLDGRPALAARCRAVLAAMDPGAFAAACKALAALDLSGDVAGVTVPTLVIAGELDQTTPAFMATGLAAAIAGSRLVVIPECGHCPQIEQPDALVGTLVPFLAG is encoded by the coding sequence GTGACCGAGGTCGGTCCGACGAGCGTGGCGGCGGACGGCGGTACCGTCGCCGTCCAGGTCGAAGGCGCAGGGCCCCCCCTCGTGCTCCTCCATTCACTGCTCACGGACGGGGCCGCCTTCTCCGCTGTCGTACCGCAGCTGGCGCAGCACAGACGCGTCTTCCGGCTCGGCCTTCCAGGATTCGGAGGATCCACGGCGCTTCCCGGCGAGCCGACGATCACCGACTATGCGGACAGGGTGGCGACCGCCATCGACGCCCTCGATCTCGGGCGGAACACGGCGATACTCGGCAATGGCTTCGGCTCGTTCGTCGCCGCGATGACGGCTGCCCGCCACGGCGGTCGGCTCGAGAGCATGATCGCGTGCAACACGGGCCTTGCCTTTCCCGCCGACCGCAGGGGGGCGTTCACAGCCATGGCCCTTCGTGTCACCGAAGGAGGCATGGCAGCAGTCCTCGACGTGGCGGTCGAACGGATCTTCCCTCCGGGATATCTCGACGGGCGTCCTGCGCTCGCCGCCCGCTGCCGTGCGGTGCTCGCCGCGATGGACCCCGGTGCCTTCGCCGCAGCCTGCAAGGCGCTCGCCGCATTGGACCTGTCGGGCGATGTTGCCGGTGTCACCGTCCCGACGCTCGTGATCGCAGGCGAGCTCGATCAGACGACGCCGGCGTTCATGGCGACCGGCCTGGCAGCGGCCATCGCCGGCTCTCGCCTCGTTGTGATCCCCGAGTGCGGTCATTGCCCGCAGATCGAGCAGCCCGACGCCCTCGTCGGGACCCTCGTCCCTTTTCTGGCGGGCTGA
- a CDS encoding isocitrate lyase/phosphoenolpyruvate mutase family protein gives MTQQQKSARFRELHQSGTFVIPNPWDVGSAKLLESFGFQALATTSSGMAYAMGAVDGGVGLDDVLDHVRRLTEATSVPLSVDLENGHGAEPHHTAVAVLRAADAGAVGGSIEDYDHERGIYGLDLAVERVRAAVNAAHSLSFRFTLTARAENLIRGKPDLVDTIARLQAYEEAGADVLYAPGLRDADEVRTVCHAVSKPVNVLAHSGLTVAAIAEAGARRISVGGGLTWAAVGGLQRAAMEILAEGTFGAFADSPQYSEIKEWLGA, from the coding sequence GTGACACAGCAGCAGAAGTCGGCCCGGTTCAGGGAGCTCCACCAGTCCGGGACCTTCGTCATACCCAACCCGTGGGACGTCGGGTCCGCCAAGCTCCTCGAGTCCTTCGGCTTCCAGGCACTTGCGACGACGAGCTCCGGCATGGCATATGCCATGGGCGCAGTGGACGGGGGCGTCGGCCTCGACGACGTCCTCGACCACGTCCGCCGGCTCACCGAGGCGACATCGGTTCCCCTGTCGGTCGATCTCGAGAACGGCCACGGCGCGGAACCGCATCACACGGCCGTCGCCGTGCTGCGAGCCGCCGATGCCGGAGCCGTAGGCGGATCAATCGAGGACTACGACCACGAGCGGGGCATCTACGGCCTCGATCTCGCCGTCGAGCGCGTCAGAGCCGCAGTCAACGCCGCCCATAGCCTCTCCTTCCGGTTCACCCTGACAGCGAGGGCGGAGAATCTCATCCGTGGCAAGCCGGACCTCGTCGACACGATCGCCAGGCTCCAGGCGTACGAGGAGGCGGGTGCCGACGTGCTGTACGCGCCGGGTCTCCGTGACGCCGACGAGGTGCGCACGGTGTGCCACGCCGTGTCGAAGCCGGTCAACGTCTTGGCGCACTCGGGGCTCACGGTCGCCGCGATCGCCGAAGCAGGCGCCCGTCGGATCAGCGTCGGCGGGGGCCTGACGTGGGCCGCGGTCGGTGGGCTGCAGCGCGCTGCGATGGAGATCCTCGCCGAGGGCACGTTCGGCGCCTTCGCCGACAGCCCCCAGTACTCGGAGATCAAGGAGTGGCTCGGAGCCTGA
- a CDS encoding pyridoxal-phosphate dependent enzyme, whose translation MIDLTINEAGRRAAAATARGRSIRIPTFAEMRDPSLVPTDVRAALGGVGLWDLDPLNLFRITWHNEPVAHGGGFGPVNFVELPPELTGVPARIIQLIGKWFPTGAHKVGAAFGCLVPRLVTGQFDPGTQKAVWPSTGNYCRGGAYDSHLLGCESIAILPEGMSRERFAWLEGVAGEIIKTPGSESNVKEIFDKCNELRASGEDLVIFNQFDEFGNYLWHYTVTGPAIVEVLESAMRPGDAYRGFTVTTGSAGTIAAGDHLKVVYPTSMVAAGEAIQCPTMLYNGFGAHRIEGIGDKHIPWIHNVRDTDLAIGLDDEAAITTLRLFNEPAGQAYLVDQGVKPDVIDQLPLLGISGVANMLAAAKFAKYFELTERDVVVTIGTDSMEMYGSRLHELTDERGEFTQLDAAAAYHRHLLGTAIDHVHELSYWDRKRIHNLKYYTWVEQQDKTYAEIQAQWYDPDYWTSIQALAEPIDRLIDEFNGIAAAL comes from the coding sequence GTGATCGACCTCACCATCAACGAGGCGGGACGCCGCGCCGCGGCAGCCACGGCGAGAGGGCGGTCGATCCGCATCCCGACGTTCGCCGAGATGCGGGACCCGTCGCTCGTGCCTACCGACGTACGGGCCGCACTGGGTGGAGTGGGCCTCTGGGACCTCGACCCACTCAACCTCTTCCGGATCACGTGGCATAACGAGCCCGTGGCGCACGGCGGTGGCTTCGGTCCCGTCAATTTCGTCGAGCTTCCGCCCGAGCTGACCGGAGTCCCGGCCCGCATCATCCAGCTCATCGGCAAGTGGTTCCCAACCGGCGCCCACAAGGTGGGAGCAGCCTTCGGGTGCCTCGTTCCCCGGCTGGTGACCGGGCAGTTCGACCCGGGCACCCAGAAGGCGGTCTGGCCGTCGACGGGCAACTACTGCCGCGGCGGCGCCTACGACTCCCACCTCCTCGGTTGCGAGTCGATCGCCATCCTCCCTGAGGGGATGAGCCGGGAGCGCTTCGCGTGGCTCGAGGGCGTCGCAGGCGAGATCATCAAGACGCCCGGCTCCGAGTCGAACGTCAAGGAGATCTTCGACAAGTGCAACGAGCTGCGGGCGTCGGGCGAGGATCTCGTCATCTTCAACCAGTTCGACGAGTTCGGGAACTATTTGTGGCACTACACGGTCACGGGACCGGCGATCGTCGAGGTGCTCGAATCGGCCATGAGGCCCGGCGACGCCTATCGGGGATTCACGGTGACGACCGGGTCGGCCGGGACGATCGCCGCCGGGGATCACCTCAAGGTGGTGTACCCGACCTCGATGGTCGCAGCGGGCGAGGCGATCCAATGCCCGACGATGCTCTACAACGGCTTCGGGGCGCACCGCATCGAAGGCATCGGCGACAAGCACATCCCGTGGATTCACAACGTCAGGGACACCGACCTGGCGATCGGGCTCGACGACGAGGCGGCCATCACGACCCTCCGCCTCTTCAACGAGCCGGCCGGGCAGGCGTACCTCGTCGACCAGGGGGTCAAGCCGGACGTCATCGACCAGCTCCCGCTGCTCGGCATCTCGGGTGTCGCCAACATGCTGGCGGCCGCCAAGTTCGCCAAGTACTTCGAGCTGACCGAGCGCGACGTGGTCGTCACGATCGGGACAGATTCGATGGAGATGTACGGCTCCCGGCTCCACGAGCTCACAGACGAGCGAGGTGAGTTCACCCAGCTCGACGCGGCTGCTGCGTATCACCGCCACCTGCTCGGCACGGCGATCGACCACGTCCACGAGCTGAGCTACTGGGACCGCAAACGGATCCACAACCTCAAGTACTACACCTGGGTCGAGCAGCAGGACAAGACATACGCCGAGATCCAGGCACAGTGGTACGACCCCGACTACTGGACATCGATCCAGGCACTCGCCGAGCCGATCGACCGCCTCATCGACGAGTTCAACGGCATCGCGGCGGCCCTGTGA
- a CDS encoding LLM class flavin-dependent oxidoreductase, giving the protein MVRFGISVPNFGDLANPGVLVDLAVRAEPAGWDGFFVWDHIVIGDGVAVGDPWVQLSAIAQATERILLGPMVTPLPRRRPWVVARQAATLDHLSGGRLILGVGIGYPPETEFATFGEPTGDRVRADMLDEGLSILDGMWSGSAFSHTGDHYTVAETRFAPKPMQQPRIPIWVAAEWPNRRPLRRAARFDGAFPVKMDLSDWTPDEVAALTTMMRADRGDVSGFEIVVGGSFEAGRALADSYGEAGATWYLASPDPDGTTDDLMATVAEGPGVS; this is encoded by the coding sequence ATGGTCCGATTCGGTATCTCAGTGCCCAACTTCGGCGACCTGGCGAACCCCGGCGTACTCGTCGACCTGGCGGTACGGGCCGAGCCCGCCGGCTGGGACGGGTTCTTCGTTTGGGACCACATCGTGATCGGCGACGGCGTCGCCGTCGGCGATCCCTGGGTGCAGCTCTCTGCGATCGCCCAGGCGACGGAGCGCATCCTCCTGGGGCCCATGGTCACGCCGCTCCCGAGGAGACGCCCGTGGGTCGTTGCGCGCCAAGCGGCCACACTCGACCACCTGAGCGGCGGCCGGCTCATCCTGGGCGTCGGCATCGGCTACCCACCGGAGACCGAGTTCGCAACCTTCGGAGAGCCGACCGGGGACCGGGTGCGAGCCGACATGCTCGACGAGGGCCTCTCGATCCTCGACGGGATGTGGAGCGGGTCGGCGTTCAGCCATACCGGCGACCACTACACCGTCGCCGAGACGAGGTTCGCCCCGAAGCCGATGCAGCAGCCGAGGATCCCGATATGGGTCGCCGCCGAGTGGCCGAACCGCAGGCCGCTGCGCCGAGCAGCCCGCTTCGATGGTGCCTTCCCGGTGAAGATGGACTTGTCGGACTGGACGCCGGACGAGGTGGCTGCGCTCACGACGATGATGCGAGCCGACCGAGGCGACGTGTCGGGCTTCGAGATCGTCGTAGGCGGATCGTTCGAGGCCGGCAGAGCGTTGGCGGACTCCTACGGCGAGGCCGGGGCCACGTGGTACCTGGCGAGCCCCGATCCCGATGGGACGACGGACGACCTGATGGCGACCGTCGCCGAGGGTCCCGGAGTGTCGTGA
- the thrC gene encoding threonine synthase — protein MSHVTDLVCTTCAKPVVAGALTCQDDGGTLDVRYDYETVGRVMSPDTLSADRNPTMWRYRALLPIEDDAHLPPLTVGGTPLYAAPRLAIDSGVGAMWIKDETRQPTGSLKDRASALAVVKAREAGAKVVTTASTGNAAAALAGISASVGQENVIFVPDAAPEAKIAQLLAYGSRLVLVRGNYAAAFDLCSAAVARYGWYDRNTGINPYMTEGKKTVALEILEQLEWSAPDVILVSVGDGSIIGGVHKGVKDALALGWIERMPRLIGVQAEGSDYMAQAYESGENVTSKPPIEASTIADSISADLPRDRVKALAAVTETGGAYLRVTDEEILAAIPLLARGSGVFAEPAGAAAYAGLLAAKRLGHIGGDDEAVVIATGSGLKDVASARRATAAETPIHVAPDIDELARALEP, from the coding sequence GTGAGCCACGTCACCGACCTCGTGTGCACGACGTGCGCCAAACCGGTCGTGGCCGGCGCCCTCACCTGCCAGGACGACGGAGGGACACTCGACGTCCGCTACGACTACGAAACCGTCGGCAGGGTCATGTCGCCCGACACGCTCAGCGCCGACCGCAACCCGACGATGTGGCGCTATCGGGCGCTGCTGCCGATCGAGGACGACGCCCACCTCCCGCCCCTCACCGTCGGCGGCACGCCGCTCTACGCGGCGCCGCGCCTCGCCATCGACAGCGGCGTCGGGGCGATGTGGATCAAGGACGAGACCAGGCAGCCGACAGGATCACTCAAGGACAGGGCTTCGGCGCTGGCCGTCGTCAAGGCGAGGGAAGCGGGTGCAAAGGTCGTGACCACGGCGAGCACCGGCAACGCCGCCGCCGCGCTGGCGGGAATCAGCGCCAGCGTCGGACAGGAGAACGTGATCTTCGTCCCCGATGCCGCCCCTGAGGCGAAGATCGCCCAGCTGCTGGCGTACGGGTCCCGCCTCGTGCTCGTGAGGGGGAATTACGCGGCGGCGTTCGATCTGTGTTCCGCAGCCGTGGCGCGTTACGGCTGGTACGACCGCAACACCGGCATCAACCCGTACATGACCGAAGGCAAGAAGACGGTCGCCCTCGAGATCCTCGAGCAGCTCGAGTGGTCGGCCCCGGACGTGATCCTGGTGAGCGTCGGCGACGGCTCCATCATCGGCGGCGTCCACAAGGGTGTGAAGGACGCCCTGGCGCTCGGCTGGATCGAGCGGATGCCGCGACTCATCGGCGTCCAGGCGGAGGGCAGCGACTACATGGCTCAGGCATACGAGTCCGGCGAGAACGTGACGTCGAAGCCGCCGATCGAAGCGTCGACGATCGCCGACTCGATCAGCGCCGACCTGCCGAGGGACCGCGTCAAGGCGTTGGCCGCGGTCACGGAGACGGGCGGCGCCTACCTGCGGGTCACGGACGAGGAGATCCTGGCCGCCATCCCTCTGTTGGCGCGCGGCAGCGGCGTCTTCGCCGAGCCTGCGGGGGCGGCCGCGTACGCCGGGCTGCTGGCCGCCAAGCGGCTGGGACACATCGGCGGCGACGACGAGGCCGTCGTCATCGCCACCGGCAGCGGCCTCAAGGACGTCGCGTCGGCGCGGAGGGCCACCGCAGCCGAGACGCCGATCCACGTCGCTCCAGACATCGACGAGCTGGCCAGGGCGTTGGAGCCGTGA
- the arcC gene encoding carbamate kinase has protein sequence MPTAVVAIGGNSLILDAAHQTVADQYRAAGETTQHIAGLIEGGWDVVIVHGNGPQVGFILRRSELAAHELHEVPLEACVADTQGAIGFAIQQNLQNDLRHMDVRRRVVTIVTQVEVAADDPAFQDPSKPIGSFMDEEQARQRLAQGWQVREDAGRGWRRVVASPQPLRIVEQETITALIDSGAVVIAVGGGGIPVIRDANGDLRGVAAVIDKDRAAALLARDIHSDLLLISTAVEKVALDFGTPEQRDIDVMRADEARRRLAEGRHFAEGSMAPKIEAAISYLDDGGKQVVITDPAHLEEAVKGETGTWIVP, from the coding sequence ATGCCGACGGCCGTCGTCGCCATCGGCGGCAACTCGCTGATCCTCGATGCGGCCCACCAGACGGTCGCCGACCAATACCGGGCGGCGGGAGAGACGACCCAGCACATCGCCGGCCTCATCGAGGGAGGATGGGATGTCGTCATCGTCCACGGCAACGGACCACAGGTCGGCTTCATCCTCCGTCGCAGCGAGCTGGCAGCCCACGAGCTGCACGAGGTTCCGCTCGAGGCCTGCGTGGCGGACACGCAGGGCGCCATCGGGTTCGCCATCCAGCAGAACCTCCAGAACGACTTGCGGCACATGGACGTGAGGCGGCGCGTCGTCACGATCGTCACCCAGGTCGAGGTGGCCGCCGACGACCCCGCCTTCCAGGATCCGTCCAAGCCGATCGGGTCGTTCATGGACGAGGAGCAGGCGAGGCAGCGACTCGCCCAGGGCTGGCAGGTGCGCGAGGACGCCGGGCGTGGCTGGCGTCGTGTCGTCGCCTCCCCGCAGCCGCTGCGCATCGTCGAGCAGGAGACGATCACCGCTCTGATCGACTCCGGGGCCGTCGTCATCGCCGTCGGCGGCGGCGGCATCCCCGTCATCAGGGACGCCAACGGCGATCTGCGCGGCGTGGCAGCGGTCATCGACAAGGACCGGGCGGCGGCGTTGCTCGCCCGCGACATCCACTCCGACCTGCTCCTCATCTCGACGGCGGTCGAGAAGGTGGCACTCGACTTCGGCACGCCGGAACAGCGGGACATCGACGTGATGCGAGCCGACGAGGCTCGGCGCCGGCTGGCCGAGGGGAGACACTTCGCCGAGGGCTCGATGGCGCCCAAGATCGAGGCGGCCATCTCGTACCTCGACGATGGAGGCAAGCAGGTGGTCATCACGGACCCGGCACACCTCGAAGAGGCTGTGAAGGGAGAGACAGGCACCTGGATCGTGCCGTGA
- a CDS encoding ABC transporter ATP-binding protein, protein MSAPLAETAGVTKRFADATVVDGVDLSVHPGEVVGLLGANGAGKTTLIRMLLGLLAVSAGSVRLFGGPPTRQGRRMLGYVPQGLGLYGDLTVAENLRFTSAAFGVDPPALATDLALVSDTLVDELSLGLQRRVAFAAALSHLPRLLVLDEPTSGVGPLARADLWETIHSVAEEGAAVLVTTHHMDEAEQCDRLVMLAAGRSVATGSVDDITSGVRSVEIDTDDVPAVLGILEHRRLPVLPAGRRLRVPGATLEEVADLLASSGLGGSVVDSPATLEEAFVAIIAT, encoded by the coding sequence GTGAGCGCGCCGCTCGCCGAGACGGCCGGCGTCACGAAGCGGTTCGCGGATGCCACGGTCGTCGATGGTGTCGATCTGTCGGTCCATCCCGGCGAGGTCGTAGGTCTGCTCGGAGCCAACGGCGCCGGCAAGACGACGCTGATCCGCATGTTGCTCGGCTTGCTGGCAGTGTCGGCGGGCTCGGTGCGCCTGTTCGGCGGGCCGCCGACCCGACAAGGGCGCCGCATGCTCGGCTATGTCCCTCAAGGTCTCGGCCTCTACGGCGACCTCACCGTGGCCGAGAACCTGCGGTTCACGTCAGCGGCGTTCGGCGTCGATCCCCCGGCGCTGGCGACCGACCTGGCGCTGGTGAGCGACACTCTGGTCGACGAGCTGTCGCTCGGCCTTCAGAGGCGTGTCGCGTTCGCAGCGGCCCTTTCGCACCTCCCCCGGTTGCTCGTGCTCGACGAGCCGACGTCCGGCGTCGGCCCGCTCGCCCGGGCCGACCTCTGGGAGACGATCCATTCCGTGGCCGAGGAGGGCGCCGCGGTTCTCGTCACCACGCACCACATGGACGAGGCGGAGCAATGCGATCGGCTCGTCATGCTCGCCGCAGGGAGATCTGTGGCGACGGGCTCGGTGGACGACATCACGTCCGGGGTGAGGAGCGTCGAGATCGACACGGACGACGTGCCTGCCGTCCTCGGCATCCTCGAGCATCGCCGGTTACCGGTGCTCCCGGCCGGCCGGCGGCTCCGCGTACCCGGTGCCACGCTCGAGGAGGTCGCCGACCTGCTGGCCTCATCGGGCCTGGGCGGCTCCGTCGTCGACTCCCCGGCAACGCTCGAAGAGGCCTTCGTCGCCATCATCGCGACATGA
- a CDS encoding ABC transporter ATP-binding protein, whose product MSYGLDSVTIDTASGPTIEDVDLDVAPAETVVIVGADGAGKTTCTRALVGLARPTAGRVRRPDRRGIGYQPEAAGTWADLTVAENLDFVATAHRMGRQARGRIDSLVEVTGLSGATDRLAGRLSGGMRQKLAVAMAMLPRPELVVLDEPTTGLDPLSRADVWRLLARAAAEGAAVAVTTTYLDEAERAARVVVLDEGKVLVAGTAESIRASFPGAMYTTSSRPEGSVAWRRGRVWRVWVRQGGAPEGASAGTVDLEDVVTAAASARRETSS is encoded by the coding sequence ATGAGCTACGGGCTCGACTCGGTGACCATCGACACCGCATCCGGACCGACGATCGAAGATGTCGACCTCGACGTGGCACCGGCCGAGACCGTTGTGATCGTGGGCGCCGACGGGGCCGGGAAGACCACCTGCACCAGGGCCCTCGTGGGGCTTGCCCGCCCGACCGCCGGGCGGGTGAGGCGCCCCGACCGGCGCGGCATCGGATACCAGCCGGAAGCTGCGGGCACATGGGCGGACCTCACGGTTGCGGAGAACCTCGACTTCGTCGCGACAGCCCATCGCATGGGTCGCCAGGCCAGGGGGCGCATCGATTCGCTCGTCGAGGTGACGGGCCTGAGCGGGGCGACTGATCGCCTCGCCGGCCGCCTGTCGGGCGGGATGCGCCAGAAGCTGGCGGTGGCGATGGCGATGCTGCCTCGACCGGAGCTCGTCGTCCTCGACGAGCCGACGACCGGCCTCGACCCCCTGAGCCGGGCAGATGTCTGGCGCCTGCTCGCCAGGGCGGCAGCCGAAGGAGCGGCGGTGGCGGTGACGACGACATACCTCGACGAAGCCGAGCGTGCCGCACGAGTTGTGGTTCTCGACGAAGGGAAGGTGCTGGTTGCGGGCACTGCCGAGTCGATCCGGGCGTCATTCCCCGGTGCCATGTACACGACATCTTCCCGCCCCGAAGGCAGCGTCGCTTGGCGGCGAGGCAGGGTTTGGAGGGTGTGGGTCCGGCAGGGGGGAGCACCGGAAGGTGCGTCGGCCGGGACGGTCGACCTCGAGGACGTCGTCACCGCTGCTGCCTCGGCGCGCCGGGAAACCTCCTCGTGA